The Aphis gossypii isolate Hap1 unplaced genomic scaffold, ASM2018417v2 Contig00284, whole genome shotgun sequence region CTAAAGCTGTCGATTTATTCGGAAATATGGAAaaactatttacttttatcaGTTGTAGTAAGAAACGAATTTCTATGTAtcgtgaaaaacaaaaaaaactatatccaAATGCACGTATAAGggcattaaaaaaagttgaaaccACTAGATGGATGTCTCAAGCTTATGCTCTAACAACTGTGCTTGAAACACTGGATTCCATTTTAGAAACTCTAGAAGATATAAAAAGTTTAGAAGGACAAGTTGACTTTAAAACAGGTGCAGAATGTACAGGGCTACTTTGTTTTTTGcagtcttttaattttttattgacagcacatatttttaaaacagtgtTTGACTTTATTGAACCTGTTAGTAGAGCTTTACAAgctcataatattgatatacttATGGCTATTGAACTAATAAAGAAAacagaaaacaatattaaaggtTTAAGATCTAGTGAtgtgtttttcaatatttatgaatcAGTCAAAAAAATTgccaaagataataattttgaatttgaactGACCTTACTAACAAGAAGAGTCAGACGAGTTCCACGTCAGTCAGGTGAATTATCTAATGATGAACAAATAAACGATCCTGTGAtggcttataaaataaacacatattttataattattgataaagtgTTATCAGAACTTAATAAacggtttaataataactctATTATGATAGCAAAGGATCTatctttataacaattaaagtaatttctagtactaagaaaaataaaaatatacctgttGATGCATTTTCTTCtatctgtaataattataaccaaaTTCTTAATAAAGAAGATATTGTACGAGAATATGAACAActtgtaaaatcaaatattacttGATATctttagataaaaatgtttctatcgttttaaatgcattatcaGATGAGTCAGATTCAAGCAGTTCATCTTGCTCTGTTGATGAAAGTGAATATGT contains the following coding sequences:
- the LOC114122598 gene encoding zinc finger MYM-type protein 1-like, with the translated sequence MEYNHLDWKSYLVGQSYDGAASMQGKYNGLQTKIKEVNPQAIFVWCDAHRLDLIITSAVGSCAKAVDLFGNMEKLFTFISCSKKRISMYREKQKKLYPNARIRALKKVETTRWMSQAYALTTVLETLDSILETLEDIKSLEGQVDFKTGAECTGLLCFLQSFNFLLTAHIFKTVFDFIEPVSRALQAHNIDILMAIELIKKTENNIKGLRSSDVFFNIYESVKKIAKDNNFEFELTLLTRRVRRVPRQSGELSNDEQINDPVMAYKINTYFIIIDKVLSELNKRFNNNSIMIAKDLSL